A DNA window from Coregonus clupeaformis isolate EN_2021a unplaced genomic scaffold, ASM2061545v1 scaf0088, whole genome shotgun sequence contains the following coding sequences:
- the LOC121574006 gene encoding voltage-dependent anion-selective channel protein 1-like, whose product MAVPPTYVDLGKSAKDVFTKGYGFGLIKLDLKTKSENGLEFTSTGSANTETSKVAGTLETKYKWAEHGLTFTEKWNTDNTLGTAITVEDQLAKGLKLTFESSFSPNTGKKSGKIKTGYKREHINLGCDVDYDINGTAVHGVAVVGYEGWLAGYQVTFEAGKNRVTQSNFAVGYKTDEFQLHTNVNDGTEFKGSIYQKVNDQLETAVNLAWTAGNSNTHFGIAAKYQIDADASFSANVNNSSLVGLGYTQTLKPGIKLTLSALLDGKNINSGGHKLGLGLEFEA is encoded by the exons ATGGCCGTTCCTCCTACCTATGTTGACCTTGGCAAGTCCGCCAAGGATGTCTTTACCAAGGGATACG GTTTTGGTCTCATCAAGCTGGACTTGAAAACAAAGTCAGAGAATGGACTG GAGTTCACCAGCACGGGCTCTGCCAACACGGAGACAAGCAAAGTGGCCGGCACCCTGGAGACCAAGTACAAGTGGGCCGAGCACGGACTGACCTTCACTGAAAAGTGGAACACTGACAACACTCTCGGCACTGCGATCACTGTGGAGGACCAG TTGGCCAAAGGGCTTAAACTGACGTTTGAGTCCTCCTTCTCGCCAAACACTGG CAAGAAGAGTGGTAAGATCAAGACTGGCTACAAGAGGGAGCACATCAACCTGGGCTGTGATGTGGACTATGACATCAACGGGACGGCTGTGCACGGCGTGGCGGTGGTGGGCTACGAGGGCTGGCTGGCCGGCTACCAGGTGACTTTCGAGGCCGGGAAGAACAGGGTCACCCAGAGCAACTTCGCCGTGGGCTACAAGACCGACGAGTTCCAGCTCCACACAAATGT AAATGACGGCACCGAGTTCAAGGGCTCCATCTACCAGAAGGTGAACGACCAGCTGGAGACAGCAGTCAACCTGGCCTGGACCGCTGGCAACAGCAACACCCACTTTGGCATTGCAGCAAAGTACCAGATCGATGCCGACGCATCTTTCTCG GCCAATGTGAACAACTCTAGCCTTGTGGGCCTGGGATACACTCAGACTCTGAAGCCTG gCATTAAGCTGACCCTTTCTGCTCTCCTGGATGGGAAGAACATTAACAGCGGTGGGCACAAGCTCGGTCTCGGCCTCGAGTTTGAGGCATAA